TATGTGAGGTTAGGTTTTTGTCAGTTTCATGTCCTCTTTTAACGCATCCCACCAACTCACCATTCATGTAGAGACCTTCTGCACCATTGTCTAATAGTTTTTCCAAATTTTCTTTATCCCAACCCTTGTCTAGTTTTGCTAAGTCAAGTTTTGAGATTGTAGGGTGTTGAGCTAGTTTTTCCTTTGATTTTGTAGCAAAGTCTTGTTCAAGCACTACTAATTCAAAGGTGTCACATATAGCCATTAGCCCGTAAAATTCATCTTCTGGCATTACTTCACCAAACTTAGCATAGCGGGATGCCTCGTTCATAGAGTTTTTATGCCACGGTTTTTCAATTTTTGAAAGCTCTTCAGGGCTTATTCCACCAATGTATGCTTGGTTTGGTGGGTATGCAACCACTTCTTCAAATTTTCTTAATCTATTTGGTAGTTCTTTTAAATATTCACTGTCAGCTTTTTTATTTCTTTCTTCGGTTTGAGTAGTTCCTTGATGTATTAATAGATTTGGCGTATGAACTAACGAATACGCAGTTGATTTTATTACAGGAAAGGTCATTTAGTACACCTCCAGGTTACAAAAAGGGTAATGATCAAGTAATCACTACCCTTTTATTGATTTTAATCTTCAAAAACTGTTTGCCCATCTACTTCGGTTGTCAAAGCAGTTAAGGATTTCTTAACTATCTTTTCTCTTATTTCTTTTTCATCCTTTTTAGAAGCTTGAGGATCTCCCAATGGATATGGTATAGCAATAGCTGGTACAATTCTATTTGCTCCAACTGTCATAGAAATTGGCACTACTGTACAAACATGAACAACTGGCATGCCAGCTGACTCTATTTCTTTAACCATCGTTGCACCGCAACGTGTACAAGTGCCTCAGGTGGAAGTTAGTATAACCCCGTCAACTCCATCTTCCACTAGCTGCTTAGCAATTTCAGCAGCATAAGCTTTAGAGTTAGAAACAGAGGTGCCATTGCCTGTTGTACTGTAGAAGTAAGGATGGATTGAGCCTATTTCGCCACGCTCTTCCATTTCTCTCAAAACATCAACAGGAAGTACTCTGTCAGAGTCTTCGTTAGCATATGTTGGGTCATAACCACCATGAGCTGTCTCATAGGTTTCTTCTGTTAGGTCTTGCACACCTTCTATGCTATATTTACCATATTTTGAGGCAGAAGATGATTCAATTCTGTCTGGGTTATTTTTGGGTACAATTCCCCCAGAAGTTACTAGAGCAATTCTTGCATTTTTAAGGTCTTTTATAGCCGGTTGAGGTTCTACCCTATCAAAGTCTGGCATCGGATATTCTGTGGTAAACTCTTCACCTTTAAGTTTTGCCACCAACATATCTACCGCTCTTTCAGAACCACGCTTTTCAGCAAAGTAGTTCTTTCTAATTCCTCTCGGATAGTAATTATCTTCTTTAGAATCTACCTCTTGACCTTCAGATAATTTCTTGGTGATATTTACCATATCTTTTACGGCTTGACCCATACCTCTAGCAGAGTTTTGAGTTTTTACGATATATCCATATTTAGAATACATCTC
This genomic interval from Proteinivorax tanatarense contains the following:
- the grdB gene encoding glycine reductase complex selenoprotein B, whose amino-acid sequence is MAKIRIVHYLNQFFGQIGGEEKADVAPIDKEGVVGPGMALSGQLQDVGEIVATVICGDTYFNADIEKSSQEVIELIEKHQPDMVICGPAFNAGRYGVACGAVAQAVFEKLGVPVVGGMYEENPGVEMYSKYGYIVKTQNSARGMGQAVKDMVNITKKLSEGQEVDSKEDNYYPRGIRKNYFAEKRGSERAVDMLVAKLKGEEFTTEYPMPDFDRVEPQPAIKDLKNARIALVTSGGIVPKNNPDRIESSSASKYGKYSIEGVQDLTEETYETAHGGYDPTYANEDSDRVLPVDVLREMEERGEIGSIHPYFYSTTGNGTSVSNSKAYAAEIAKQLVEDGVDGVILTSTUGTCTRCGATMVKEIESAGMPVVHVCTVVPISMTVGANRIVPAIAIPYPLGDPQASKKDEKEIREKIVKKSLTALTTEVDGQTVFED